The Pseudomonas berkeleyensis genome includes a region encoding these proteins:
- a CDS encoding AraC family transcriptional regulator: MHTITSACFQIMAKAFASEGCSLGKHLPGLDQMLAEGGPIRVIQVYRLLNALVSESGDADIGLRAYEHFHPCVLGVKSYALMSSPTLAQALQRLADYHPMTSDGSHMFLERHVDRLKLVGVENATVAQRAPRAFIDAGAALVFAIVHWLTPFQRPMPLMLELTYPEPLDTRQLRRLFGNNLYFSARRNCMTFSLDDGAIELPTAAAALHTLHVEYAQAQMSEQVDGSLEARVRRILAEQLSQGISPGLSDVADLLGMSRRSLQHGLVRDEANFTLLLDQARQRQAASFLRNTGRSLKYISAQLGFRDQSSFHKACVRWFGISPNQYRLTHADSGGAS; encoded by the coding sequence ATGCATACGATTACAAGTGCCTGTTTCCAGATCATGGCCAAGGCATTTGCAAGTGAGGGGTGCAGTCTCGGCAAGCATCTCCCAGGGCTCGATCAGATGCTCGCCGAGGGTGGGCCGATTCGGGTCATACAGGTGTATCGGCTGTTGAACGCCCTGGTCAGTGAAAGCGGTGATGCGGATATCGGCCTGCGTGCCTACGAACACTTTCATCCATGCGTGCTCGGTGTGAAGAGCTATGCGCTGATGTCCAGCCCGACGCTGGCGCAGGCCCTGCAACGTCTGGCGGACTATCACCCGATGACCAGTGATGGTTCGCACATGTTTCTGGAGCGGCATGTCGACCGCCTCAAGCTGGTGGGCGTGGAGAACGCCACCGTCGCTCAGCGGGCGCCCCGTGCGTTCATCGATGCCGGCGCGGCGCTGGTCTTCGCCATCGTGCACTGGTTGACGCCCTTTCAAAGGCCGATGCCGCTGATGCTGGAGCTGACCTACCCAGAGCCGCTGGACACTCGCCAGTTGCGCCGCCTGTTCGGCAACAACCTGTACTTTTCCGCGCGGCGCAATTGCATGACATTCAGCCTGGACGACGGCGCGATCGAATTGCCCACCGCCGCCGCCGCGCTGCACACGCTGCACGTCGAATACGCCCAGGCGCAAATGAGCGAGCAGGTGGATGGTTCGCTGGAGGCCAGGGTACGGCGCATCCTCGCGGAGCAACTGAGCCAGGGTATCAGCCCCGGCCTGAGCGACGTGGCCGACCTGCTCGGCATGAGTCGCCGCAGTCTGCAGCATGGTCTGGTGCGTGACGAGGCGAACTTCACCCTGTTGCTCGACCAGGCGCGTCAACGCCAGGCCGCGAGCTTTCTGCGCAACACCGGACGCAGCCTCAAGTACATTTCGGCGCAACTGGGGTTTCGTGATCAGAGCAGCTTCCACAAGGCCTGTGTGCGCTGGTTCGGTATCTCGCCCAATCAGTACCGGTTGACGCATGCCGATAGCGGCGGGGCTTCCTGA
- a CDS encoding glutathione S-transferase, translating to MQLIYAAASPFARKVRVLAAETGLLERIELFDTAVLPTTLNERVNALNPLGKIPVLLTDDGQALYDSRVICEYLDTLHQGTKLLPDGAARWQVLRLAALADGLMDAALLARYERAARPAELQWPAWLEGQLGKIQRALAELERQVGQLQGPLDLAQIGVACALGYLDFRFADLDWRAAHPGLAAFQQAFAQRASMQASAPV from the coding sequence ATGCAACTGATCTACGCCGCCGCCTCACCCTTCGCCCGCAAGGTTCGCGTACTGGCTGCGGAAACCGGCCTGCTGGAACGCATCGAGCTGTTCGATACCGCCGTGCTGCCGACCACGCTGAACGAGCGGGTCAATGCGCTCAACCCGTTGGGCAAGATTCCGGTACTGCTGACCGACGACGGCCAGGCGCTGTACGACAGCCGGGTGATCTGCGAATACCTCGACACCCTGCATCAAGGTACGAAGCTGCTACCGGACGGTGCCGCGCGCTGGCAGGTGTTGCGCCTGGCCGCATTGGCCGATGGCCTGATGGATGCTGCGCTGTTGGCGCGATACGAGCGCGCTGCGCGCCCGGCCGAGCTGCAATGGCCTGCCTGGCTGGAGGGGCAGCTGGGCAAGATCCAGCGGGCATTGGCGGAGTTGGAGCGCCAGGTCGGGCAGCTGCAGGGGCCGCTCGACCTGGCGCAGATCGGCGTTGCCTGCGCTCTGGGCTATCTGGACTTCCGCTTTGCCGACCTCGACTGGCGAGCCGCGCATCCGGGCCTGGCCGCTTTCCAGCAGGCCTTCGCCCAGCGCGCCTCGATGCAAGCCAGCGCGCCGGTGTGA
- a CDS encoding EAL domain-containing protein: MEPRHRLEGHHMSIHEPYLRSVTSNPLNDLQRAHLFYDELQRGRFHLAFQPVVATHEPERVLYRESLLRHEGDGLGFNPFPLLERLHVIRPLDHRVIGTVMVLLRDNPNLTLGCNISALSTLLDADWDQMLDHLAADRSLASRLIIEITESAVPPSTRGAVDLVHRLRHAGCRVAVDDFGSGFGTLAFIQQSQPDIIKIDQSYIQRARDSATGEKTLKYLLELCKTLAPCVIVEGIETSVDLQLAASLGSTWVQGYFFGRPTCELEHLQGSSRITN; encoded by the coding sequence ATGGAACCTCGACATCGCCTGGAAGGCCATCACATGAGCATTCACGAGCCATACCTGCGCTCTGTCACCAGCAACCCGCTAAACGACCTGCAACGCGCTCATCTGTTCTATGACGAGTTGCAACGCGGCCGATTCCACCTGGCGTTCCAGCCTGTCGTTGCCACCCATGAGCCGGAGCGGGTGCTGTATCGCGAAAGCCTGCTGCGCCATGAAGGCGACGGCCTTGGTTTCAATCCCTTTCCGCTGCTGGAGCGTCTGCACGTCATACGCCCGCTGGATCACCGCGTGATCGGCACGGTGATGGTGTTGTTGCGAGACAACCCGAACCTGACCCTGGGCTGCAACATTTCCGCACTCAGCACCTTGCTGGACGCGGACTGGGATCAGATGCTCGACCACTTGGCGGCCGACCGCAGCCTGGCCAGCCGCCTGATCATCGAAATCACCGAAAGCGCCGTACCGCCGAGCACCCGCGGCGCGGTGGATCTGGTGCACCGCCTGCGCCATGCCGGCTGCCGGGTAGCTGTCGACGACTTCGGCTCGGGCTTCGGCACACTGGCATTCATCCAGCAAAGCCAGCCAGACATCATCAAGATCGACCAGAGCTATATACAGCGCGCGCGCGATAGTGCCACCGGTGAAAAAACCCTCAAATATCTGCTCGAACTGTGCAAGACCCTGGCGCCCTGCGTAATCGTCGAAGGCATCGAAACTTCCGTTGATCTGCAGTTGGCCGCCAGCCTGGGAAGTACCTGGGTACAAGGTTATTTCTTCGGGCGACCAACCTGTGAACTTGAACATCTTCAAGGTTCATCGCGAATAACCAATTAG
- a CDS encoding UxaA family hydrolase: MQLITNTPTVVILSDQDSVAVARRALERGSHVESLALDALDDIPAGHKIARRAIASGEAVLKYGQVIGVASQDIAAGAHVHTHNVSMPQNHANNQLPPPIERTPVLPPEQRRRFMGYRRPDGRVGTRNYIGILSTVNCSATVSRAVAAHFNGSELLKRYNIDGVVALTHGSGCAINTESEGFKFLERSIWGYACNPNIAGALVIGLGCETNQISSLMKRYNISEGPNFRVFNIQNAGGTRASIQRAIEQVTEMLDAIGRLERTSESVEHIMVGMQCGGSDGYSGITANPALGYAADLLAQHGGTAILSETPEIYGAEHLLIARAISHEVGQKLLDRLTWWEEYTRINGAELNNNPSPGNKAGGLTTILEKSLGAAAKGGTSSLNGVYEWGEPITERGFVFMDSPGYDPVSVTGQVASGANMICFTTGRGSVSGFKPAPCIKLATNTEMFRKLEEDMDINCGGIVDGELSIAEAGQKIFDILIEIASGEPSKSELYNYGDNEFVPWQVGAVT, encoded by the coding sequence ATGCAACTCATCACGAATACCCCGACCGTGGTTATCCTCAGCGATCAAGATTCCGTGGCCGTCGCACGCCGTGCTCTGGAACGCGGCAGCCATGTCGAAAGCCTTGCCCTAGACGCTCTGGACGACATTCCCGCCGGCCACAAGATCGCCCGCCGCGCCATCGCCAGTGGCGAAGCCGTGCTCAAGTACGGCCAGGTCATCGGCGTCGCCAGCCAGGACATCGCCGCTGGCGCCCACGTGCACACCCACAACGTGTCGATGCCGCAGAACCACGCCAACAACCAGCTGCCACCGCCCATCGAGCGCACACCGGTACTGCCACCGGAACAACGCCGCCGCTTCATGGGTTATCGCCGTCCGGATGGCCGCGTCGGCACGCGCAACTACATCGGTATCCTGTCGACGGTGAACTGCTCGGCGACCGTATCGCGCGCCGTGGCCGCGCACTTCAACGGTTCGGAACTACTCAAGCGCTACAACATCGACGGCGTGGTCGCGCTCACCCACGGCAGCGGCTGCGCGATCAACACCGAGTCGGAAGGCTTCAAGTTCCTCGAACGCAGCATCTGGGGCTACGCCTGCAACCCCAACATCGCCGGCGCGCTGGTGATCGGCCTGGGTTGCGAGACCAACCAGATTTCCTCGCTGATGAAGCGCTACAACATCAGCGAAGGGCCGAACTTCCGCGTCTTCAACATCCAGAACGCCGGCGGCACCCGCGCCAGCATCCAGCGCGCCATCGAGCAGGTGACCGAAATGCTCGACGCCATCGGCCGCCTGGAGCGCACCTCGGAAAGCGTCGAACACATCATGGTCGGCATGCAGTGCGGCGGCTCGGACGGCTATTCCGGCATCACGGCCAACCCGGCGCTGGGCTATGCCGCCGACCTGCTGGCCCAGCACGGCGGCACCGCGATTCTCAGCGAAACGCCGGAAATCTACGGCGCCGAGCACCTGCTGATCGCCCGTGCGATCAGCCATGAAGTCGGCCAGAAGCTGCTCGACCGCCTGACCTGGTGGGAGGAGTACACGCGCATCAACGGCGCCGAGCTGAACAACAACCCCTCGCCGGGCAACAAGGCCGGCGGCCTCACCACCATCCTGGAGAAATCCCTCGGCGCGGCGGCCAAGGGCGGCACCAGCTCGCTCAATGGCGTTTACGAATGGGGCGAGCCGATCACCGAGCGCGGCTTCGTGTTCATGGACAGCCCCGGCTATGACCCGGTGTCGGTGACCGGCCAGGTCGCCTCCGGCGCCAACATGATCTGCTTCACCACCGGGCGTGGCTCGGTGTCCGGCTTCAAGCCAGCGCCCTGCATCAAGCTGGCGACCAACACCGAGATGTTCCGCAAGCTGGAAGAGGACATGGACATCAACTGCGGCGGTATCGTCGACGGTGAGCTGAGCATCGCCGAAGCCGGGCAGAAGATCTTCGACATCCTGATAGAGATCGCCTCGGGCGAACCCTCGAAGAGCGAGCTGTACAACTACGGCGACAACGAGTTCGTGCCGTGGCAGGTGGGCGCGGTGACCTGA
- a CDS encoding methyl-accepting chemotaxis protein: MRVLMQLNKTGAANASTQSEEAYDSARYIVQAAIIVAILLTVALAFLFTRSVVVPLSKALGLAEDIAAGDLSRDVTDDGQDEPAQLLAALATMRRSLRDTIQQIADSSSQLASASEELHAVTEDSTRGLHQQNNEIEQAATAVNQMTAAVEEVARNAVSTSEASRETDHTARQGQSQVGQTVESIGLLTQDISTTSEEIRRLADNVRNIGQVVTVIRAIAEQTNLLALNAAIEAARAGEQGRGFAVVADEVRALAHRTQQSTGEVEQMIDLIQKETEQAVQAMDTSMQRAGSTLGLAQSAGQALEEITRSIGSINERNLVIASASEQQAQVAREVDRNLVNIRDLSLQSSAGADQTTAASQELSILAVGLNQLVTRFRL; encoded by the coding sequence ATGCGGGTACTGATGCAACTCAACAAGACCGGTGCTGCAAACGCCTCGACGCAGAGCGAGGAGGCGTATGACAGCGCCCGGTATATTGTCCAGGCAGCCATCATCGTGGCGATTCTGCTGACGGTCGCACTCGCATTTCTGTTCACTCGCAGCGTAGTCGTCCCCCTGAGCAAGGCGCTGGGCCTGGCCGAGGATATCGCCGCCGGCGACCTCAGCCGTGACGTCACCGACGACGGCCAGGATGAGCCGGCGCAGTTGCTGGCGGCACTCGCCACCATGCGGCGTAGCTTGCGCGACACCATCCAGCAGATCGCCGACTCGTCCAGCCAGCTGGCTTCTGCTTCCGAAGAGCTGCATGCGGTGACCGAAGACAGCACGCGTGGCCTGCATCAGCAGAACAACGAGATCGAACAGGCCGCCACCGCCGTCAACCAGATGACCGCCGCCGTGGAAGAGGTCGCGCGCAACGCCGTCAGCACGTCAGAGGCCTCCCGCGAGACCGACCACACCGCCCGCCAGGGTCAGAGCCAGGTGGGCCAGACGGTCGAATCGATCGGCCTGCTGACGCAGGACATCTCCACCACCAGCGAAGAGATCCGCCGTCTGGCCGACAACGTGCGCAACATCGGTCAGGTGGTCACGGTGATCCGCGCCATCGCCGAACAGACCAATCTGCTGGCGCTCAATGCTGCCATCGAGGCCGCGCGAGCCGGCGAGCAGGGACGAGGCTTCGCCGTGGTAGCCGACGAGGTTCGCGCCCTCGCCCATCGCACCCAACAATCGACCGGCGAAGTCGAGCAGATGATCGATCTTATCCAGAAAGAGACCGAACAGGCCGTGCAGGCGATGGACACCAGCATGCAGCGCGCCGGCTCGACACTCGGCCTGGCTCAATCCGCCGGCCAGGCGCTGGAGGAAATCACCCGCTCGATCGGCTCCATCAACGAACGCAACCTGGTGATCGCCAGCGCCTCGGAACAGCAGGCGCAGGTGGCGCGCGAGGTGGATCGCAACCTGGTCAACATCCGCGACCTGTCACTGCAAAGCTCGGCCGGCGCCGATCAGACCACTGCCGCCAGCCAGGAGCTGTCGATCCTGGCCGTCGGCCTCAATCAGCTGGTGACACGCTTTCGTCTCTGA
- a CDS encoding GntR family transcriptional regulator, giving the protein MKKHLNDQLFEIIATSIRKKRLKAGTLLLEGPLAELFGVSRSPVRQALLNLNQAGLICTFDGRGYLVGAQPGKVLRRQLEPADFQLAEDDAQAPRKTESWKAVYDQIERDLLHQSLFGTYRINELELSRHYGISRTVSSQVLTRLSLMGLVERDERSRWQLGQWDEERLGELYEVRRRLEPYVLVRAAEFIEPEQIEGYIERLHQAMDLYPDMDSRQFDDLESDLHIETLGRCPNRQMLQILRRTHSLLLSGKHILLDKSYFPDEEPFFREHLSIFENLQAGRPDLAAQSMEEHLVIAERKVKQRLAQFREQNVIQAVPYLERIEA; this is encoded by the coding sequence ATGAAAAAACATCTGAACGATCAGTTATTCGAAATCATCGCCACGAGTATCCGGAAGAAGCGTCTGAAAGCAGGCACCCTGCTGTTGGAAGGGCCTTTGGCGGAGCTGTTCGGCGTCAGCCGCTCTCCGGTACGCCAGGCGCTGCTCAACCTGAACCAGGCGGGGTTGATCTGCACCTTCGACGGTCGTGGTTACCTGGTCGGCGCGCAGCCGGGCAAGGTGCTGCGCCGTCAGCTGGAGCCCGCCGATTTCCAGTTGGCCGAGGACGACGCCCAGGCGCCACGCAAGACCGAGAGCTGGAAGGCGGTTTATGACCAGATCGAGCGTGACCTGCTGCACCAGTCGCTGTTCGGCACCTATCGCATCAACGAGCTGGAGTTGTCACGTCACTACGGCATCAGCCGCACGGTCTCCAGCCAGGTGCTCACGCGTCTGTCGCTGATGGGCCTGGTCGAGCGCGACGAGCGCTCGCGCTGGCAGCTCGGGCAGTGGGACGAGGAGCGACTTGGCGAGTTGTATGAAGTGCGCCGGCGACTGGAGCCCTATGTGCTGGTGCGTGCGGCGGAGTTCATCGAGCCCGAGCAGATCGAGGGCTATATCGAGCGCCTGCACCAGGCCATGGATCTCTATCCGGACATGGACAGTCGCCAGTTCGATGACCTGGAAAGCGACCTGCACATCGAAACCCTCGGCCGCTGCCCGAACCGGCAGATGCTGCAGATACTGCGGCGTACCCACTCGCTGCTGCTGTCGGGTAAGCACATCCTGCTGGACAAGAGTTACTTCCCCGATGAGGAGCCGTTCTTCCGCGAGCACCTGAGCATCTTCGAGAACCTGCAGGCCGGTCGCCCCGATCTCGCCGCGCAGAGCATGGAGGAGCACCTGGTGATCGCCGAGCGCAAGGTCAAGCAGCGCCTGGCCCAGTTCCGCGAGCAGAACGTGATCCAGGCCGTGCCTTATCTGGAGCGGATCGAGGCTTAG